The Quercus lobata isolate SW786 chromosome 4, ValleyOak3.0 Primary Assembly, whole genome shotgun sequence genome segment tatataagtaataaataaacaataatgaccaccgcacacccttggtgcgatggtcactctacaagtataagtgagggttcaagtctccatgagggagtttcacacacatatacacttagagtGTGGAGGGAGGgtaagggccggggttcaagtctccaggagggagtttcacacacatatacacttagatagaattctatcttatataaaaaaaataaataaataaataattaaataataataaataacctttttttttagatgaataatactaaataatcCTAGTATAACTTTAGTTTCCCTGTCGCTAAGAAAGTTGaactttccttcttctcttaaGTCATATAATTGTCGTTCATTCTTTTAAAAGGTGTCTTTGTTCTCTTTAGGTACTAAACAGGCCTATAGAGCTGGTGGGTTTTTTTTCAGGGATATAGGAAACAGTCTAGATAAATATGAACTGTAAGACTAATATGTTTCACACTCAAATcatcatttggaaaaaaaaaaaaaaaaaacactagagTATGGGCCAAGCCGGGAAATTTTTAGTGAGAGCATTGAACTTCTACATCGGCCCACCAAACTTTATGGGCCAACAGGTTCATATCCCCACGTTAGCCTCTTTTACTTGAAAGTTCAAACCTGAAACCCTAATATTTGCCTTTAAATATGATGTTCTTCTCTGTTACTCTCCATTGTGTCAGTGTGAGTTGTGACCGTGTGGCTTGTGTTCTATGCTTTTCGCCTTTTCCTATTTGtggtctgtgtgtgtgtgtgtttttttttttgtaggaatATAAACAATGGGAAGATGATGATATTAGTTGTCGCCCCAGTCTTACAAGCATCTCTGTATTTGATGCTTCATGGTGATTGACATACTCTTTTTCTGATTCCTCAAcaaacccatcaaaaaaaatctgatttttttgtttttttttgttttttggtaaaGAAAGTATGCAAAGGAGGCGTGATGATTGTTATCCATACAAGTCTGTATATATCACAACTTGATGATTCTACAACATGCACTACCATCTGATCTCTTTTTGCTCtttcaatttctattttttattggattttttttttttttttattgtgcaaTCAAGGATGAAAAATTTTCCGATAATTACTGATTTTACAGTGATTAGTACACAAATAATCACCATCTTTCGGCTGAGATTGCATTTACTTTgataaaattagttttcaagatttgtATTGTAATGTGAATTTTGCCCTTGTATCTGACGCCTAGATTTAATAATTGTGGCTGGGCGTTTCGTTTAGAGGGCAGAAATTAAGAGGTTTTAAAACAGGCTGCGACACAGtttgcttctttctttcatAAGCTTGCTGTTACATTATTCCTGcttacatttctttttctttttcatcttcactttaaaattctctttgatatatatatatatatatatatatatatatttaatctaCTGTTTTGAATGAGCAAACATAGCGTTGGTTGTGACTAATTTTCCATCATAATTCGGGTGTTTAAGCTTGGTAAGGTTATTTATCTTTTTGTAAAACTTAGGTATGGGCACATTAGGTTCTCCAATTGAGCTGGTTTTAATTTAACTCTCCTATTTAACCCTATTTATGTGGTCAATGCAACTAAGTGGTTGAATTCTGATCGAACCTAATGTACTGGACCAAGGTTACTTGTACCCTTTTCTTTGGATTAAGCTTAGTAGTGTGTCTTTTTGTTCATTGGTTTGGATGGGCAAGTTAAATTTTACTTCTACTCTATGAAAGAATTAGGGTTATTTATACAAGATGGAAAAAAGTAAACTGGTTGATCCAATTTCCAATTCCAATGGCTCATTAATTCTCAGTTTATTCACTGCCATCTAATACTGTTTAGGCTTAGGGGGAAGGAGATCTCAATATTGTGTAATTTACACTTGTAATGGGGTATTCAAAAtgcactaaaataatatagaacaAGAATAAAATGGAATGTCATTGTTACCATGCACCCTGAAACTTATGCCATTGATGACAGTAAACTTACTGGCTGCAAATTGattaacaaaattgagaaatatttcaagaaaatatttagaTCAAATTGAGGAACACAATAAATTCTTGGAATATTGCTTCAATTTTAAAAGAACTTGCACATCAAAATATTTCTAAGATTCTGAGGTTGCTTACTCCCATTGCTAAGGGATGTCCCCATCTCAGTGCCGATATGCCCTCAAAAGTTTTCAATGGAACAACATTTGTCACCTAATGAAAATGAACATGACGGTGAAACAGTTGCAGAGAATTTTTTTGACAAGCGATCAATTAGATAGTTGATTTACTTAACCATTAGATTACTAGGCTAGTCTTAGCGTATGTGGCAGTGCACGTACAAAGTCAGTTGATGGTCAAACCACATTAGGATGCCACACATTGGGTATTATGATGCATCAAGCAGATATAGGCTAAGGAATTTCATGTCAGCTTCCAGCCTCAATCAAAATTACATGTATATTGTTGTGATGTCGACTGGGCAAAATGTAGGGACAATTGTCAATCGGTCATTGAATACTGCATATAACTTGGTCGGTCACTTATATCTTCGAAGATCAAGAAGCAAACAAACTATTTCACGTTCATATAAATCAATGACTACTATTCGTAGTGAGATTACTTTGATTAAAACAGCTTTTGGCATACCTCATTACAAATTGGATAGCCTCAAATCCTGCAGTACACAAAGCACATATAAATTGATTGCTAATAATTGCTATTTAGTATGTGAGAAATTGCAAACCAAGCTTAACAAGATTGCCTACAGGCTACATCTCAAATCACTTGGCTAATCCCAAGCCAATTCTCTAAAAACACACACAAGTCAACTTCAGAAATCCCCTTCACCTAAATCTCCTCCAATAAGGGCAACCTTTCAGTGGTTGAGATGTGACCATATATGCACCAAAAGACCCCAGCAGCCCCAAGCAACTCGTAGCATTTGCCTCACCATCAAATTGGTAGGATATGGATCAAGGTTAAGTTAAAGCTATCAAATGGAGTGCAGCCCATTTTAATTAGAGCTATTTGTTCTACTTCGAAGTAAAAGAGTATGCCCTATCATGGTACAGAGTGAGTACTACTGCAATGTTCATCTTTCAAgagttttaaatttatctatttttacttcatttaatatttacttatttagtattatttgtaCATAggatgaaaatttcaaatagaTATTGTcaacaacttttcttcattttccttttgtaCATATTTTGTTATACAGATTTGAATGACTTAAATTCATACATGCTCTTGGTACTAACAAGCTCATACAATACATGTACTATAAAGATTGGAAGATGCCTAATGTATAGCCATATCTATATTTTACAGCTACACAAAGGGAACAGTGGCATATCGTGGTCACTTAACTTTAACCAGATACGCATCATGCTTCTTACTATATGCAGATCACACAGTGCCAGAAATTTACCACACCAGGCTTTGGTGCAATAGGATTTAGGCCTGCTTTGGTGGAATTTGTGATATCTCTACTAGAATTTTGTTTAGGGACTGAGGCCTTGAGAAGAAAGGTGCATGATCAGAACCTTTGAGCCAAAAAACCTGTTCTGGGGGATTTGTATTTATTATGTTCTCCTGTAGAGCAACTGGTATGGCACAGTCTTCAGGAGTTCCAATGTAGAATCTCCGGATAGAGCCATAATGCGCATCAGAAAGTGAGAGTTTCTCTATAACCGGCCCAAAAGGTATTGGCCTCATTGAAACTAATGACAATGCAACGTCCTGGACatcaaggaaaataaaaacttaatctTCAGCGTTGTATTGATATCACACTCTTAAATTAGACCTGGTCCAAAAATGTTTAATTCAAGCTGTTATGACAATGTTATAAAGATACCTTAGCAGGACTTTGATTGAACAAGAAGTCTTTCACCAATTCTTTGTCGAGACCTATAGCAGTTGGGGGCTGATCTTTCCCATTTGTGTACAAAAATTTCTGAGCTTGCTGCATCAGATCGTTTGAACCTGTCTGTAATAGCATAGATAATCAGTTTAAGAAacaagccaattacataaatctCATGCTAGAAAATAGTATTTGCAACATTGGACTTCAGAGCTTCCTTCAGACAAAATTAAATCCTATGCAGCAAATCTGATATAACAAGATGTTAAGGATTGAAACTAATCATAACAAACAATACGTTCAAGAGTGTAATTCATCAAAATGAGGAGTCTAAGTATATACAGATCTAAAAGAATTAAAGTTAAGTATATCCTCTCCATTTCACTGGAAATGGAGGAAGTACATTCCACCtataagattttatttcttgGATCTAATAGTGTGTAGAGTgctatataatttaaaattttaagtggtgTGACACTAGATacacaattaaatttttaatgtttaatcTGAACTATGAAATGGATCCATTTCAAATGAAGATGATCATTATACAGAGAGGCATATATCTCACTACATAGGAAAAAGGTAAAACCTTGAAGTCACTTGGAAAATAAAACGAGGTTTCCCTTGTTACAGTTATGAATTATGAATGTAACCAAAGGCGCAAGAGTTCAatattattctctcttttctttcccaCTTTTTGAGTCCAAGAAATTATAGAGTGAAGAACAACCTGTTGGGAAAACATATCAAGGAAACTCTGCCCACTACTCAACATTGCTGCAGCTATAAAAATTGCTTTTGAGATTTTAGATGGAAACAACTCCATTGCATATGAAATACAAGCACCACCAAAATCATGTCccaccaaaatcacctgcatttaaaagaaaaattttagctcTAGTATATCTAAATGGAAAAATTTACCAACATTACTGCTACTGACATGGATAAAAATGGCATATTGTGGATCAACAAATGCCAATGCGGAATTTAGTTTCAATCATTTCTCCCACAAAGCATATTATGGATCAACATATGTCAATGCTGAATTTAGTTTCAATTATTTCCCTATAAAGCTTTAAAGTTTCTTATTTTCATAGAGGCAGGTGAATTTTACCGGAATATTTTGTCCacctgaatatatatatatatatatatatatatgaaattatagatagaaaattgaataaaatatatttatactaAATTAAAGTGCAAGAAAGTGAGAATACCAAAAATGATTATTGCTTAATCATCCCTTTCTGTATTAGTTATCTCTGTATAAGATAACAACAATAAGAGGGTCTTATCCTCGTAAATTGCAATTGAAAATAACAAACCAACTAACCAAGAGCAACTAATCAAAGGCATTggccattttttaaaaatttgtttaaataccATATAAGCATATATGAATGTCAAAAAATAATAGTGCACTGTAATTTCACATTATTATTCTAACATAgattcaaagagagagagagagcagaaaACCTTTTCTCCATCTCCAAGTTTCTCTAGGATATCAGTAAGTGGCTTTACGTACTGTGCAAGGCTCGTAATGCTGTTTGTATCAAATGTATGAATTCCAGAACCTGCTAAGTCAACTGCATCAACTCTATATCCACTTTCTTCCAATAGTGTGATTGTTTTATACCAACACCAAGCACCAAAGCCACCTCCGTGAACAAGAACAAAACGTATGGTTTCCAGGCCATCAATATTTTGATCCTAAGGAATGGAAATTAACCAAATGATGTTGGGTGAAATATATAATTGGAAGAATATACTTTTATTGGATGACATATATATAAACCATCATTCTTTCCATCTCCTAATGAACAGtgctgtaaaaaaaaatacaaaatcaaagtGATTGTATGCTAGTACTTGAACAGCATTTTGAGTTAAGAAACCAATGATAGTTATAATTAACGCCTGTATGATAGGCAATTATAAGAAATAGATAATATCAAATttccacaaactcaagcaaaatGCATCCACACCAAACTGCCTAACTTGTCCCATTAACCCTACTCCATATTCAGTCCTTACTTGAAGCCTACATTCCAATTGCATACTTTCTAAGTACTGTCTTTTAGTCTCATTACGGATTCAtttttgatgtcaaaagcattCAAATTGCTGAAAAGGTAATTCTTTGATGGTAAAAAGTAATAGGTATGCAACAAAAAAATGTTGCCAGGAAAAAATTAcagcttaataaaaaatataaaaaagtaaagaagtgaaggtaaaaaagtaaaattagtaaaaacaaATTTGTGAGAAGGAGGGGGTGAATTGCATCAGATCTCATCCGTAATATAGGTAGACTTGTCTCATATGGCCAGAGTCAGAAGAAAGTAGCTTCCTTCAATGTGGCAAGAAGGTCACGTAACTTAAGGCTAAAGCATAACAAAGATATTGGACATGACATTTCCCCTCTTGGGTCTTCGAATTGCCGAGGTCACTAACTAGTTGCGACTCTTCAACATACAAGTTAGGCCACAACAATGGAATCCATGGATGTTTCCAGCCATCATTTATGAAAAACTTTTGTGAACGTTTGATGTTTGACCAAACCCACCGAATTTTATGGTTCGAGTTGAAATCTAACAAGCCCGTGACGCAATGTTTTGTCCTATGACAAATGAGAACTCTTTGCTTAAACCCTCATAAAAACGTGATGTAATCTAATATTATAGTATATATTAATCCTTTAGAATAAGATATCTTTATTTATGGCTAAAACACAATCTTTCCAATATATTTTACAAAGATCAAGAGGTCGGTCTTTGAACCGGTCCGTGTGCTATTGTACAGATTGACCAACTCATTCAAAGACTATTGAGTGTGGAAAaatacaacccaaaaaaaaaaaactcaaattcctaTCCTTTGTCGGAATGGGTTTGGCTTGTGTCCAATGTTCTATGTACCTAGATGCAAAATGGGCacaacatatattttataaataccACATGTCAGCCCGATATTTCATCCAGAGCATGAGATATAAGTCTTATCATactagaataatggttaaataacTATTTACACTCTATCTCatgtcataaaaagttaaaaatgttaaaattcagATTCAACTCTTTTAGTCCATGTAGCACTTTAGGTTTCTCAAATCATTTCAAGCATGTTGTTGtattaatcaaataatcatAAACAATGTTATCTTCTCCaaggaaaattaaattcaaaacaattatatgttttaaagagaaacttATATACTCTACGGTAAGAAACTCTATATAAGTATTAGCATATtagaaaaaatagttaaatacttACATTTACCAGTTCATAATTGCTAGGTGGTGGTTATCCACTAGCTTTACatttaattgtaaaaaataaaataataataataataataataataaattgataataGTTCAATTCACaaaaaggaggaggaagaagaacaagaagaaataAAACTATATTGATGAAAATCTAGACTATACGAAATCAGTTTTTACTTGGGAATACATACGTTTTTTAGTAAAAGAAGTACAAAACTATGACACAATTAATCATCCAAAAACCATAGAATTCTCATTGTTCCAGTCATGAATCAACTTTGAATAGCTCAAAACAGGCATTATAAACACATATTCTCCAGCAAATGAACTCAAGAATcactaaaaaccaaaaagaaacaaagtcaTACCTTGTTAACAAGCTGAAGAGGCTGAATGAGAGAATGATCAGTACGTGACCTCTGCCTAGAACTTGAACTCTTTGGAAGCTTTTTAGGAGCAGCTGTAGATGGGTACACCACAGAAGTGGACCTGTTAAGGTTAACGGGTAGAGAACCGTTCAGCTGATGCTGGTGGAAGAGGAAAGCGGCAGAAAGAGCCTGTTGGTGAATGAGAGCATCGTCAAACTCAAGCTCCTCATCCTTTTTCTTAGTCCTTTTGGTTGAAGAAGAGTTTGGTAAACGTTTTGAGGGTTTTTTTGTGAAGGTTACCCCTTTGGGAGTGAAACATGCCCATGAGTTTCCCATTTGCTATGCCAATGCATGTAAGTTAGAAAACCTGGCTCATATGATACTTATGTGAATGGAAAGTCTTATGCTAGGGGTTTGGACTTTGAAAATGCTAGCTAAGGCTATTTAATTTTGTGTGTGCTAGAAGAATTTTATGCTTATACGTGTGAGCTCCCAATTTACTATTACCCCTATTTTAATGTCTGCGTGTGAGCTCCAAGTTTCCTCCTAAAcagggccaaaatggccaaatacccaCGTTTgccaaaattattattgttttatcaCTGTTTGAGAAATATTCAgcaatttatcactttttgaaacttgagtttgtgAAATTCGAGCTTGACATGGGACTTGAGTTtcaaaaactcgagttccataaaaaaatgCCGCTAACGtggattattttaattaaaagatgcCACACGGAACTCAAGTTTATGAAACTTGAGTTCCTTGCAATGTGTTactcaaattaataaaactcaagTACCATGTAAGATTCCTTGAACCTAATAGAAAAACATGAACCCAGAAAATTAGACATGGAATGAACccaaaagaagaacatgaacacaaaaaaaactcaacaactCAATTCTAGATCTAAAGAAACTCAACAATTTAGCAACCCGTTCAAACCTCTATGGCCAATGATTCTCTTGTCGCTGCATGCCACTGCCACCACCAGCAGTGGCTTCTCTTCTTATTCCCCCTCTCACTTCCTCTCTCCTCAACTTGGTTTGATCTCTttgaacaaaacccaaaaaccccaATCTTAGAGATCGTGTACA includes the following:
- the LOC115987295 gene encoding putative methylesterase 11, chloroplastic — encoded protein: MGNSWACFTPKGVTFTKKPSKRLPNSSSTKRTKKKDEELEFDDALIHQQALSAAFLFHQHQLNGSLPVNLNRSTSVVYPSTAAPKKLPKSSSSRQRSRTDHSLIQPLQLVNKDQNIDGLETIRFVLVHGGGFGAWCWYKTITLLEESGYRVDAVDLAGSGIHTFDTNSITSLAQYVKPLTDILEKLGDGEKVILVGHDFGGACISYAMELFPSKISKAIFIAAAMLSSGQSFLDMFSQQTGSNDLMQQAQKFLYTNGKDQPPTAIGLDKELVKDFLFNQSPAKDVALSLVSMRPIPFGPVIEKLSLSDAHYGSIRRFYIGTPEDCAIPVALQENIINTNPPEQVFWLKGSDHAPFFSRPQSLNKILVEISQIPPKQA